In Parasteatoda tepidariorum isolate YZ-2023 chromosome 8, CAS_Ptep_4.0, whole genome shotgun sequence, the DNA window TGTTTTTGttgcgaaaaaaatttctcaacgaCATTACAGATTGGAATCTATGCATGAAATACTTATATTTGAATGTGATGTCTAAAcacattgtatttaaaaaaaaaagctgaagtgATAGAAAAAGGAGATCCATTtagcatttaagaaaatatataaaccacTTTTTGTGGCCGGGCATTAGTAGTCTATATAATTAGTCTTATATCCTCcaacatttaagatttttacgaaatatttctCCTGGTGTTTCATGTATACACAAGTGGGAAAAAATTgtggaatttttattctaactctgaataagaataaagaaaaaaattttaccttagtATAATCCCCATCTACATGTTAATCAAACGCACTTCTTCCTTACAATtgacatttgaaataattcttgtatttcatacgtaaaaaaattataaaataattatcttaaatatactgtttttttgttttttgtatcgctgtataaataaataattacctCTTACTTCCTATGGTGGAACAAAAACAAACCATATGATTGTTCAGTTTCCTTTCAAAACTTTCAATGAATTCTTCTTGCACCTTGTAAGCGCCAATTGAAGACACTCCTTGTATGGATTCCAACAGCTGACTGTAGATGGGAgattttgttgtcgattccagTCTTCTGATTTGACGATAAGTGTTCAGATGCAGTTTCTGAAAAGTTTTCATCATGcgttgaactaattttttttttttttgcaaaattgaagtgaaataactttaaagagTTGCTTACGAGAAATATGTAGTAAATAATGCCCAGAGGAGGAAGTGAAGCCAGAAAAATGGGAGCATTTCTTCCAATCATGTAAAAGGAGGCAAAAGCGTATAGGATGCAGTTCAGCCAACTTTCAATTTGACTATAAATTTCAGTATCTATAACATCCAAATCAGAACTGAACCTGTGATGGATAAAAACATCATTCAGTTAAAACTGATTAAACTTATAAAGAGGGATTGATTACActgggaaataatttttcttgttgtttgttgcatgagatttagatatttttgcGTTGCAGACTTCAGATCTGTAGTCGGTTTCTCTCCACAAACTacagtttttatgtaatttaattatgtaattccaattaaggttttttaaaatacattagaGTGAATACTAAGTGCACCCACTATCGAATCTGATAAGAATAAGGCGAtagtatatttcaaattatgatgCTCTACTTTAAGGTTACATGTTTTTTGTCTTTAGTGTTGATTTCAAAACAGCAGCAGGCGTATATGCACAGTAAGCGAAAGAAATTACGGGTCaccatttataacttttgatctaatgatcggatctttacgttaTAAGACTCACTCTTAATGGCGTGGGTGTGTGACATTAAATATGTTAAGTAATAAGAGCTGACcatgttttaagttacgaaatcagacacaaaatacTTTCTCTCAATAAACGTACTtcttttttcgatggattcagatctctgacctccaaaatatgTGGAGTAGCCACAATTAAGAAAATActgtcccaatagtttggtcaggagaacggtCGAAGTTTCGACgccttagtgttaattttactttttgcgtatttcactatatctcgaaaaaattttaaggggagtgaaaaacttttgcacacaaatataaaatacatttatccaaagacaattccacgctaaaaattacttttagtaaatatttattattttttattattttatttaataatagtcgaaaaaatttgacCTATAGGGTATGcaatttatgtcattttaaagaatgtaattttacatggcataatacaaaattttaattaaatcggTCGTAAAGTTCATGAGATATCTGCTGTTAGATGTGCTAACTTTATAAATTGgagttttttaaagtatgtttttgtgtttgctttgataacttaaaataccgtttgcaataattaattagcaaatttggGGTCAACCAGTCGAACCATTAAGATCCaaccattagatcaaaagttattcggtGTGATCTATTTTGTACACTGTATGTGCATTAACCTACACGTTCTTTATAAACTTGTAAAATGATACAAAAGAGTTAAAGCTAACCTGTTCGTAATTCTTCCCATTGGTGTGCTATCGAAAAAAGACATCGGAGATTTTATAAGGCTATTCagcattttattatgaaatcgACCAGCAGCTGTAATCACTCCATATGCTAAAGACAAGCTTCCGACGATGATGAAAAtagctaaaaacaaaaaagtttcttttaaaaaaagagcagactttaaaatttatactattttgtatttataaggATCgcttgttaaaaatgtataataaatcaGTGTTTCTTtccaatttataaactattttaaatttctgcttcttccaaatacatatttacaagtatttgattttttttcataaagtgtaaaaaaaaggaaccatgcttttttataatcttaCAATGCATGTGATGTCAGATCCCAGACAATTAAAAGTCATACATGATCGTTTTCGGTGTATATAGTACCACTATTGAGCTTTGTTAATTGGAAAGATAAACGACCTGAAACAAGTCATACTTCACGAAGCAATGatattgtattgtaaatatgattaaataaatgacattacttatttgatttattcaaGCAGGTCGTCCTAGAACTATACtctgtttgtaaaaatatttcatagaaaagCAGACTATTAATAtgtgtgtatataaatatatatatatatatatattttagtgatTTTNatatatatatatatattattcctCATAGGAGTCTTTCTATATTAAATGATAAGCTTAAAACAGATGTTTCTGATCAATTTTAAGATGTAGAAGTCGGTCTCTCACAAAGAGCCATAAAAGTCAAGATAAACCAGATAAGGCcagataaaagattattttctgaagttaatgggCAATAATTCGTAGATAAAAGACTCATTAAGATAGTCCCAAAAACTTCCCAGGGCGAGAATGGCGCCACCCCTTTAGTGAATCAAAATGTCtaaatattatcatttgaaTGACGATTCAGTAAGATAAGGATACTCTTGCAACCAACACCCAACCAACACTCAGTACCAACACTTTAAATATCAAGAGCCCCAAAAATTCGTggctttttcatattttcctaGCTAGGTAAATCTGGGTCAAATCTAACTGGGCCTGCTAGGGAAACCCACCCATTTAAGCGATGGAAACTCCAGCgaacaatgttttcaatacttataacttaacttattacttaacttattattataacttaataaaatgcctttttatcTGAATCAGCCAAAGTCCCTTAAATTATCTAGCCCTTAAAGGcatattattacatatataacCTTTTCAAATTTGTTGATCTTTGTTAcaggcaaaaatatattttagtattttttaattataaagaacaCAGTCtaaaagttacttaaaaaaactgttagttAATGGGAAtcatatttgtactaaaatataaaatcccaaagaaagtagtttgaaaaaaaacttttttttttcatatatattcaaaaatttatcaatggtTGATTTTTCGtgaattgaagaattttaaataattaataactgtttctctttgaTCTGAATaaactgcaaattttaaaatttgaaagttattgtttggaaaattttatctttaaaaaaaaaaaaaaaaaaaaaaaaaaaaaaaaaaaacagtgatattttacaatatatttcatgaccataaattattaaaatgttaagtataatattttttaacttattttgtccCAAATTAAtacacaataaagaaaaaaattatgaaaaatacgttaaataaatattctgcttcaaatggtttttaaaaaatcaaaatatacgtaaataacttttcaacaagtaaaaagattaaattatgtttcttaataaaatgctcaaatctctaactaaaatatttttataataattttttataatataatatttaataaaattgtttaataattattaaatacctAATTACCTTGTCCTAATCCCAATGCACTATAAATTTCCAATCTATACGTAGAGGTGGAAATACTATGTGTTCCATTCACTCCGTTATCAGATGTCCATTTTCCTAACCAAATATTGCCGTAGGTCTAAAAGGAAaccaataattataaaaaaaagcaaatttatgatataaaatgggttttttatagataaatttaagAGCGTTACCGTTCGGATTCTGTAACTTTCAATATCAGGATTCGTTCAAGTCTAACGTAATCTCAATACAGCACTAGATTACTTGctcaaataagttttgaaaatattaatttaacccttttgaaggccgtggtaagtatacttatcACCACGttctaccacttttaatttaggtttccatttttcaataatttcagctttcttgaagtgagtttgaataaaattggtaaccatttatcgcttttaaaaaacgtatgaaagttataaaatacataattccttttgaagtatgtagcatttaaggaatttattttataaataacaaaaataaaagtcagtaagttcctattaggtcatgttaaatacatttaccaccaaaaaaatgacatttttataaactaaatgagttttttatttttaatatcagttactgttcttaaaacaatttcaattccaaaaatactttaatttacctttactagaaatagaGGGTCCGTTAAAGGGTTAAGAGATATAAAAGGCAATTTATAACagtagaaatatttatgatacaTTTTGGCTCTTCTATAcacaacaaaaatttagaatacaatTGAAGCATGTTCAATTTAATATGGAATTGAAGGATTGTAATTTATTCCTAACATTATGTGAAATACGAATgccttagaataaaaaaaaatccaagttCAAGTAAAATAATACGAGtctaacatatttaattaaaccgATCTCATGAAATTCTTGTCAGTTTTAAAAAGGTATAAAGAATTTACCTCCATTATAACGTAGCACAAAAATCCAAATACAGTTATAACCCATAAAGGGCAACTCATGTTCTTCATATAAGTCCAATACACATGGCGATGTACCTGTAATAGAAAAtcattgaatatattattaaatgtaaatttgtttaaaagcatGTTAGATAGTCGCCCGTCCAAAAACATAAGAgagaatcatttttattgagCTTTGATTTACAGAGTTTAACATATGACTTCAAGAGGCAGAAGTTAAGAGTAAAGTTAACAGGTAAATTTATAGTCGATATCTATGCAGCGAAGTCAGTCGAAAAACATATTATTCCTATGGCTGcaaatagtaattttactttttgcgtttaGCACATTATCCTTGACGTATACCAATTtcttaatatacttttaataatttcatataaatgcaagaaatattCACAATAatcacaaattcaaaatttgaataaactatctgataaaatttacgaaaatatttttttgaaattattttagtaattttgttttaagaaatcacagttcatattgattatttttttcaaagctcataagtaattttataaaatatttacattttttttattaaaattaagtaattgatATGAATGGGAAATTATtagcttattataaaaatgcttcataATTGATATcctaattaatatgaatttataaacaaataattaaacattgtttctaagaaaattcaattatttatcattttgtaaattttgtgatTATGTTCCATGTCTTTTACTAACATACTTATTTCTAGAGAGTTGATTCCTACGATTTTGAAACATACTTTTCATTAAGCTACTACacatatttgtcaaaaatagaTTCTGATTTCACCAGGTAATAAATTAGGTATTAGTTTCTTTATTCCTTCCTTTCTTAATAATTACactgtgaaaattatttctaatgttaCATTTAAGAAAGTACTTGATCTGACTTAATTCGGGTGTGGGGATTTCAAGTCTGAAATTAGTTTATTGACGAcagctaaagattttttttctcaatggcacttaatttatttttttccttaatttatattttcctacatgttttaaaggaatttatagGTTTATGTACATACATATATGCTTGTTAGTTCAATTGAAAGTAACACTAAAGACAAAACGCATATGACCTTAACGTATGgcatcataaactgaaatgtattttcGTCTTCCTTCTACTACGTCTTACATAGCAAAGAAGTGGAGACACTTAATATTCAATCCgcgtgaatttttaaaaaatttctggttaAGAATACATTAttcaattgcataaaaactaccggtatgttaaatttcacagaaacgaagaaattaagtttttattaacgggaaaattattttaaacccatatagatttttgacgaaaattgtcctcaaaaaatgacaactaatattttttagttcgcgggccaccaaaaaaggcttcgcgggccgggtgcggcccccgggccgccagttggaaacccctgaccTAGAGGATCTCTCCCTCGTtgcgaaaagaaaataaatattaacacgttgaatgttacgctaattttacatggcttgctcgtctggccacacggtaaataactgcaaactgaatttgcaaatatagacagattttgctagtttgtAAAAGGTTTAGCATTACACATCTAAAAAAAGTGGCGAATAATATATgtctacgaattgtttaaaaatagtggtggataaaaatctattaaattgaatttattaaaccaagaatcagaataattaagtaaattttgaataaattttctgcaattccataagagagtgtaaattttatagttctatatcatgctatacgctgtcagccagctgtttttcgcggcctatgtgcaaggtcagtgtcagcaagcggtggcagacgcggcctaaatgtaatttcagcgtcagccaccggtggttgacgcagcctaaatataatttcagtgtcagccagcGGTGGTTGACTCagcctaaatggaaagtccagtgtcagccaccgatggctgacgcgtcgctcaacgtgttaaataaaaacattttgatggtttgaaaaagttattttctttaaatttgtttctgagATTATAAAAAAGTAGAAGAAATACAGttctatcattaaaaattactcaataaatatatttattgatatttacttTTCCAACTACCATTCTCTCATCTTCAATCAATCGATACGTTTTTTCTGTTTCGATGGCGTCAaatggatttaatttttgatcctTATTCAAGCCATCTTCTGAATTTTTGGAGGAAGTTGAATCTGTTGATATGTACCTGCAGagcattctaaaaaataaaatgtaaatgtagtTTTTACTGTAATTGATGTAGTAATTGATTATGTAATTGAAATATGCTACTTCTTGGTAGCagattaagaataaattattgattttaaagttactgtgtagctaaattttaaaaattcaaataatgatggataaaatttaaagttcttgaaatgtaatagaaaattttaaaataatattgttcttGAAttctatgcataaaatataattataatcacgtttaaaacaatttttcagcaGCACAAACTTTCAATttgttataaagaaatttaattttctgcaatatttattacatatagaGTTTCGAGAACTAATAATGgaaattaaacacaaatttaagggattgtattaaataatatatatttcctagtagaaaatacaaaatttttgagtttcataaataaagcagtaatattggaaaataaagttttagtttttaaacaaaatttcttctatATTAAGCgaccataaaataaaaataatgctaaaaacgtaatctttttttaaaaaaaatagtaaaaatcaacaaaaattctACAGTTTTGAATCTCTTTTTTTCAAGAGAATCATGGTcaagtaaaaatgaaagtagaaatttaaagaaaaaaaattgtagacgAAGTTGCAATGGTAACAAAGTGcacaataaagtaaattttataaaaccgtATACTGTAAATCAAAATCTATaccaattcaataaaatattttgagggaGCAACGAAGCGAGCGGGGGGTAGTGCTCCCCCtagtagtaaatattttataatcagtaatactattgttttttattcttgttttacaATCTTTGTCGTTTACTAGaacaaatattttcgtttattagaattattaaaattaaatattcgtctgaaattttaaacacatatcGACTTTATCTCGGAAAAGagttacttgtttaaaaaatgatttaaagtttaagtttcaatttttaaaaaaaatagtttttaacgaaatgaaattagaatcaatgaacaaaacaaaactgaaaaattcctccatagttactttttattttcatctgtaTTTTCCTCTAAATTCTTTTGGCTAGTGTGTTCTTGAATAAAATCagtgaaagatttattttgacttaacaAATCTTGATAAGAGCCAACTTCTTCGATTCTACCATCCTTCATGCTTATAATTATATCCACTTTATGCAGCATTGAGACATCATGGGTAACAAGAATTCTGGTCTGGAAATATTAGACCACAATATGAAGTTCTGGGCGAAAGAAGGTACCAAatgacattttattgaaattagctaaagtttgttgttattttacagaatctaattactttaaagagcagtaaagttaattttttggaGTAAATTGAGATCTTTTTACTGTCggagaaattttaatgattttatgtaCTAATTTAAAAGGCTATGTACTAATTTATGGGCGAAGAAAGGTTTcgaataacattttattgaaattaactaAAGTGTGTTGTTATTTTACAGAatccaattattttaatgaggagtaaatagaatttttttgagtaaattgAACTCTTTTTACTGTCGgagaatttttaatgattttatgaacTAATTTAAAAGGCTATGTACTAATTTATGGGAGCAGGAAGGTTCCGAATCACATTctatcataattaaataaagtgtatTGCTATTTTAcagaatctaatttttttaatgagaagtaaattgaatttttcggGGTAAATTAAGCTCTTTTTTATTGTTGGAcaaattttgatgatttcttgtatataaaatatgcttgatatcttactttttttctcagtaatcCATCGTTTCCAATGATGTCATCAAATAATGCTTTGCGAACGTGAACATCTACTGCACTGAGTGTGTCATCCAGAAGGAAAATATCTTTGTCTTGATATACAGCACGTGCCAAACTGACACGCTGTTTTTGACCGCCACTCAAATTTACTCCCTACgaaacacaaaaacatacttaaaaaGGTACATTTAAAGCAAGTAGAACCACTTGAACTCGTTATACTCGAAATTAAGATGAACATTactcaaattaaattatctgaTGATTGATGACCGCACCTGGAAAATAATGGTCCTCAACATTAAGGCaattaaacttttgttaaatagttcagattttcttttattaagttGTAATCTTCAAGTGTAATGGTTGGAACTTTATGATAATTAATAGTTtgtacgatattttaaattataaaaaacagacAAAGAAACTTCCTCTGAATCTATTTTAAGCAGATTTATATCTTTGACCCACAAAATATGAGAGGCAgctgaaatttggaaaatttatgcAGACTAAACTATTGGTACTGTATTCTCCAGGATTTTACTACCTTCAGAGTTTGGTGTTTGAAAACTGAATCAGTGTGAATAAAAGGAATGTTTTGCAtctgatttgtttttaatttaaatgtcatttgCACTAGTTAATCAACATCTTTAAGATCTATccttcaaaccattaaaattatatatcaaataaacatccgatcaataaattaaaactgaatcagaatagttcagttttttttaactttgtacGTACACTGTTCATAATAAGGGAGGGACAGTGCCAAAGCTGACAAATCTTTCATTTTGGTcggaaatttcttctttttttgtgatcacaaaagaatattcttttctttcttcttattCAATAAGTGTCTAAGTgtctttaagaaagaaaatgctGCAGCATATAATTAATTCTACAAgataactacaaaataaaaaatgattgtgGGAGTTTACTGAATTACAATTAAACAAGGTACCCATACAATTAAACAAGATTGGTCTCAAGAATATAAACATGAGCCAATAGCTGTGCTGGTGTATATTAACAATTCCCACAGCAGCCTATTTTGCACCAGGGAACCATGAGGTTAAGGCTCCTCAATTTGGTAATCAACGGAACGATTGTAGAAATGTGATCAGCATTGCTCACAAGCCACTTTTACTTAGTAGACAAGCTGGTAACCATCTATCTGAAGCTGGTATCGTATCAAGCCGCCAACACCACCACtgaaggaaaattttgaaaaaaatatttcaaatctattAGAAGGAACTTTACCTTTTCCCCAATTTCTGTGTTGTCACCAGCAGGCAAAATTTCCAAATCAGGCCTCAAACAGCAAAGATCTAACACCTTATCGTATTTTTCTTCAACTAAGtgtttcattatcaaaatattttctttaactgtGCGATTTAAAATCCAGGCTTGTTGTGGAACGTAAGCCAAGCTaccctggaaaaaaaattataaaataaaagttaagcttgacaattttctttatttttatatgaagaaatataattgaattctactttataaattttgaagcttATTAGGTTtaagtttgcaaaataaaaaatgtgtattttgaagtttattgtCGTAATATTGTACTGATGGTGCctataattttcatcaaaatcagTTCCTACTAGCTATTTTATAAACGGTAGCCGTTTGCCTGATTGGATTTTTGGCTGCTCTGTTTGGTTGTTTGCTGACTGCTGGTCACCTCATGTGTTTATCGGCAGTTATAAATTTCTGTCTGGTACAATCACTGCATTCATTCatcttaaccccttggggacgggtgattcagaaaagcgttcgtacaaaatcagaatcaagttgtagtTAGATAAAaagcggtaacttaaatgtagtcgttactaatttgacagacttactttgtttttactttaattattgtcagcttaatcatatatataatcaatgacAATTCAaggtataactaaatagttttattttgaacaaagtaatggtgagttaaataaatcaaacaattataactccgcccacaaataaactgctaaagaaatactttgattaccagttttatctttttaccctgattgactCGGTTTTATGCTGgaacgtatttgtgacagtcggcccGAAAGGGTTAATTCTCAAAGTTGAAATTCGAAGCCTACAAGAAGAGTATCTCATACATACACATGCAGTAGCATCATGCATCTAAGTGCTTCACAGttctattcatatttattcgACAACCTggatgataaaatataatgttctcCTTTTCTCATACCAGAAGCAATGCTGCCAACAACTACggtttctgtaaaatatttcataaagtgtttgataataaaacacTGAAGCTCTCAGAATTTTGGTagattttgccaacattttaaaagcttcaccATGATAGTAATACAATTGATGagcatttaaaatgaacttttgaataattcaCTTGTAGTGGTAAGAAAAATAACTCTAactcaaatttactaaattcatacattttaacataatttttgctACCACTAGAAGATGTTTTCTAAGAAAGTGGAGAAAGTTGGCAGCCTTGTAGATGTCATCACTTGATTTGCAAAGCTTCACTCTATGATTCACAAGCGACCTACTGTAGTTACCAAGTCAGACATGACTTACAAAGTGGTATTTTAcctcaatttcaaaattattcataaataatgtgTTATAGCAAAGcaacttgaaattaaataacaaaccaGGAATTAAATcttagaaattcaaattttgctgctacaaaaagaaacaatttctaatacagagatgccaactgctccggatacttcaaaataattaaaaaagcggtaaataactacatagtaaattttgcaaatatttaactgtctttgtttactttttaaaaggtatagcatttTATCAATACTagaaagtggtgaattatataagcctacaaattattaaaaaatagtggtagataaaaatctactaaattcaatttattaagcTAAGAATCTCAATTGAGAAACTacctctttaaaatatatatttgctgtccggagcaagttggtatctctgctaatatagtaataaataaacttttctacCAATGAGATTTTTCAAAGAATCAAGTggattaacacgttcacgccgggtgttgcgcctgaaagcaggacggaaaagagaaaatacaggtagaagaactatttcaatattagataatattcgggaggagttaatctattctcaacaataacaattcactgtaaggagaTTTAACACGGCAAAGAaccaattcaatataaaaattgcatccgttaaaaacaattggtagttaaggatttttattattcccggcaaaaactaaaaaatgaaatttatttgttaccagtttttactccggtgcgccgcccgatgagacaatctagcgtgacccaccggtgggtcaccccggcgtgaacgcgttaatgaagatattttcttcctttctcttttttttggaaaggaaaagatttattatatttacttttatatctaCGGATCCATCCGTTGTATTGATATCTCCCAGCAATGCTGATAGTAATGATGATTTACCCGATCCCACGGATCCAATAACAGCAACCAATTTGCCTTTAGGAATATGCAATTCGATATCATGTAAGGTGCACTCCTCTTCTCCTGGCCATTTGAATGACGCTTTCCTTATCGTCAAAATATCTCCTGTTGGATAGATTCTTATATTATCTaccactttaattttttcttgcaaGAGTTTTCACAAGGATTCCCATGGtctggaaaaattttcaaaatggtagCGAAAGTGATATATACCTAGATGTTTCAAGCTATCAATTAATGTTTAGTTTATAGGAAATATATATGGGTGCAGACAATAGCTCGTGGATAATTTCGCAATTCAcaaattaggtaaaaattttcatttttaagttgtCTTGCAAAATCTTAGCTACCTGTCTCTTCCAGGACATGGGAACACTgttttacaacaaaattaaaatcaaagcaCATTGTCACTAACCAGGGAATTTTAGCGGTGGTGAAGAATCATGCAAGATGAGCTGAATCTAACTTCGT includes these proteins:
- the LOC107441881 gene encoding multidrug resistance-associated protein 1 — encoded protein: MTYASSAWCKASEKDLNEHSYSKTPSRESSRNNRISLLYGESCPYKTPNSAASFPSFHQSVGRHSLMSPIKAPILSELTYQAILEQTSLPFNVIFSIRYVTTAMPTAADTPISVTCFAAYLFMDKKNVLDPTKAFVTITLMEQLKYALFNLPESISELIQVSIVKIFSVLLLTLSLKHLGDILTIRKASFKWPGEEECTLHDIELHIPKGKLVAVIGSVGSGKSSLLSALLGDINTTDGSVDIKGSLAYVPQQAWILNRTVKENILIMKHLVEEKYDKVLDLCCLRPDLEILPAGDNTEIGEKGVNLSGGQKQRVSLARAVYQDKDIFLLDDTLSAVDVHVRKALFDDIIGNDGLLRKKTRILVTHDVSMLHKVDIIISMKDGRIEEVGSYQDLLSQNKSFTDFIQEHTSQKNLEENTDENKKMLCRYISTDSTSSKNSEDGLNKDQKLNPFDAIETEKTYRLIEDERMVVGKVHRHVYWTYMKNMSCPLWVITVFGFLCYVIMETYGNIWLGKWTSDNGVNGTHSISTSTYRLEIYSALGLGQAIFIIVGSLSLAYGVITAAGRFHNKMLNSLIKSPMSFFDSTPMGRITNRFSSDLDVIDTEIYSQIESWLNCILYAFASFYMIGRNAPIFLASLPPLGIIYYIFLKLHLNTYRQIRRLESTTKSPIYSQLLESIQGVSSIGAYKVQEEFIESFERKLNNHMVCFCSTIGSKRWFNFWLNMLGSIIVFISIFLAVNNRHNLTAADIGLMITYTLNITDAIKWFIRNSCHLEDKSISVERVDEYCKLDSEAAWDTPSDSQNIDWPSTGQILFKNYSTRYRTNLDLVLRNVDLSISGSEKVGIIGRTGAGKSSITMGLFRIIEPVTGTIFIDDVDISKMGLHKLRSKLTIIPQDPVLFTGTLRSNLDPSNEYSDDALWQSLERSHLKSFVTTLDDGLNHNVEENGGNLSAGQKQLVCLARALLKNTKILVLDEATASVDIQTDNFIQNTIRTAFAKSTVITIAHRLNTVLDYDK